A window of Marinobacter sp. es.042 genomic DNA:
GCCAGATGCTCACTGAGTAGTGCTCTTTGAACCAGATTACGCCAATCAGTAACCCGAACATGGCGGCGACTGCGCCGAGCTGACTGTAGAAAACCGGGTTGGAGCGACGCTGAAGCTCAAAGGCGCACAGGTAGGTCAATGCGGTTAGAAGCCCCTGAATACCCACGATGCTGACCAGTTGCAGCCCTGTTGTTTCCGGGAAGATGGAGGTGCGCGTCAGCCCTGCGAACAAACCAAGCGTCGCTGCGGACGCCAGCAAGGTTCCTGATGCCAGGATCATGGGCTTTACACCGAAAGGCCAGGCCACCGACCGGTAAACATTACCAATAGACAGCATGGCCGGGATGAGCAGGCCCATGGCAAACCAGAGTGCCATCGACAGCTTCCTCCGCGCCTATCCTGAAATCGACATCGACCTACAGCTCAGTGATCGAATGGTGGACCTGGTGGAGCAGGGCGTCGATATCGCTATTCGGGTTCGCAGCTCCCTGGCCGACTCGAGTCTTCTGGCCAGACCACTCAGAAAGTCCAGAAACATTGTTTGTGCGTCACCGGGGTATCTGGAGTGTGTGCCAGAGATTAAAGCCCCGTCGGATCTGGCCCAACACAACTGTTTGACGTTCAGTCTCCACGACCGACCAAGGGTCTGGGAGCTCGGTGATCAGGAGGTGGTGGTCAGCGGTAACTATCGAACGGACAGCAGCCTGGCGATCCGCCAGAGTCTTTTGAGGGGAGCCGGCGTTGGTTTGGTGCCCCGGTTCCTCGTCCAGGAAGATATTGAAAAAGGCGCATTGGTCCACCTGCTGCCTGCCTTTCCGCCTAAACCCTACAGTGTGTTTGCCCTGTTTCCACCGGGGCGCAATCAACCCACCAAGGTTCGGCTGCTGCTTGACCATCTGGACCAGTATCTTGGAGAGAAACCCTACTGGGAATAGTGCTGGTCCCGTGGCTTTTCTTCTGGCTATTTCCATTCTGGAAACTATGTAGTTCTATTCTGTCCGTTTTTCAGGGTCCAGAAGTTCCAT
This region includes:
- a CDS encoding substrate binding domain-containing protein, producing the protein MANQSAIDSFLRAYPEIDIDLQLSDRMVDLVEQGVDIAIRVRSSLADSSLLARPLRKSRNIVCASPGYLECVPEIKAPSDLAQHNCLTFSLHDRPRVWELGDQEVVVSGNYRTDSSLAIRQSLLRGAGVGLVPRFLVQEDIEKGALVHLLPAFPPKPYSVFALFPPGRNQPTKVRLLLDHLDQYLGEKPYWE
- a CDS encoding EamA family transporter, which gives rise to MALWFAMGLLIPAMLSIGNVYRSVAWPFGVKPMILASGTLLASAATLGLFAGLTRTSIFPETTGLQLVSIVGIQGLLTALTYLCAFELQRRSNPVFYSQLGAVAAMFGLLIGVIWFKEHYSVSIWLGALVVILGLRISNRTKRTSPET